Proteins from one Setaria italica strain Yugu1 chromosome V, Setaria_italica_v2.0, whole genome shotgun sequence genomic window:
- the LOC101755966 gene encoding protein NETWORKED 4B, with translation MKRMQRMPTRKSHSWWWDSHISPKNSKWLAENLEEMDKQVKEMLKLIEDEGDSFAKKAEMYYQRRPVLVTHVENFYRMYRALAERYDNVTGELRKNLPSSLQSQGSGISETDSETQSTSPSPEPNMEQKTPKQKHKTRAAGFDVFLGSGGSSDISKKGSDGSSSSSSDSDSEVDEPSEENGNGFSYIMNGRVSELEEELQEARQQIEALEEKSRHCQCEKLEVSLKQVSSEKEDLVATVLENKNEIEGLKGDLAKVTGEKLQLEAQVKELEQASHSLDESSAEIMKLQEIIKDLQARLENDANEKGVLEERAMEFEQVRRQLEDSRTEVMELQATIKNLKDGLGKSLQEKALLQDRVKDLEQATSDLNDSVASLVGKLTATEEQLKQLHAEKEEASLKSEEQISELNETIADLKKKLELLSSEKSAVENKVSILLIDVTTRDEKLKEMDSHLHQLHLEHVKLLEVADAARKTVSDLRARVCELEEEVEKQKLLISDSAEGKREAIRQLCFSLDHYRHGYQQLRQLLQGHKRPMVMAT, from the exons ATGAAGCGCATGCAAAGAATGCCAACGAGGAAGTCCCATTCATGGTGGTGGGACAGCCATATTAGCCCCAAGAACTCCAAATGGCTAGCTGAGAATTTGGAAG AGATGGATAAACAAGTTAAAGAGATGCTGAAGCTCATAGAGGATGAAGGTGATTCTTTTGCAAAGAAGGCTGAGATGTATTACCAGAGACGGCCTGTGCTTGTAACCCATGTCGAGAACTTCTATCGCATGTACCGTGCTCTTGCTGAGCGTTATGACAACGTGACTGGGGAATTGCGCAAGAATCTTCCATCATCGCTGCAGTCTCAAGGCTCTGGTATATCTGAAACTGATTCGGAGACACAATCTACTTCACCATCTCCAGAGCCCAACATGGAACAGAAGACACCAAAGCAGAAGCACAAAACAAGAGCAGCTGGCTTTGATGTGTTCCTTGGTTCTGGTGGAAGCTCAGACATTTCCAAGAAGGGGAGTGAtggatcatcttcttcttcttcagattCCGATTCAGAGGTTGATGAACCAAGTGAAGAAAATGGCAATGGATTTTCTTATATAATGAATGGACGGGTTAGCGAGCTAGAAGAGGAGCTTCAGGAAGCAAGGCAACAAATTGAGGCACTTGAGGAGAAGAGCAGGCACTGCCAATGTGAAAAACTTGAGGTGAGTCTCAAACAAGTTAGCAGTGAAAAGGAAGATTTGGTAGCTACAGTTCTGGAAAACAAGAATGAGATTGAGGGTCTAAAAGGAGACCTAGCAAAAGTTACAGGAGAGAAATTGCAGCTTGAGGCCCAGGTAAAGGAGCTTGAACAAGCATCTCATAGCTTAGATGAATCTTCTGCAGAGATAATGAAGTTACAAGAAATAATCAAGGATCTGCAAGCAAGATTGGAAAATGATGCAAATGAGAAGGGCGTACTCGAGGAACGTGCCATGGAGTTTGAGCAAGTTCGTAGGCAGTTGGAGGATTCAAGGACTGAGGTCATGGAGCTACAGGCTACAATCAAGAACCTGAAAGATGGCTTAGGGAAAAGCCTGCAAGAGAAAGCACTGCTTCAGGACCGTGTGAAGGATCTGGAACAGGCAACTAGTGACTTAAATGACTCTGTTGCTTCTCTCGTGGGCAAGTTGACAGCCACAGAGGAACAGCTTAAACAACTTCATGCTGAGAAGGAAGAAGCTTCCCTCAAGAGTGAGGAACAAATATCTGAACTGAATGAAACCATTGCCGATCTTAAGAAGAAGCTTGAGCTACTGTCCTCAGAGAAATCTGCAGTTGAAAACAAAGTGTCCATTCTGCTGATTGATGTCACTACTCGTGATGAAAAGCTGAAGGAGATGGACAGCCACTTGCATCAGCTGCACCTGGAGCATGTCAAGCTGCTCGAAGTAGCAGATGCTGCACGGAAGACTGTGTCTGACCTGCGTGCGCGGGTGTGCGAGCTGGAGGAAGAGGTTGAGAAGCAGAAGCTTCTGATATCCGACAGCGCAGAGGGGAAGCGGGAGGCCATCAGGCAGCTGTGCTTCTCGCTTGATCACTACCGCCATGGGTACCAGCAGCTCCGGCAGCTCCTACAGGGCCACAAGAGGCCCATGGTGATGGCAACTTGA